The DNA region GTAACTCCGCTCTCTTTGAGCACAGCTTTGTGGTTGCTTGCATGAATTTTTTCGGAGGCCGATGCTGCCTTAAAAAGCATGGCAATCTGGTGATAACCTTCCTCCTCGGCTTTTTTACTATAAGCTGCATATTTGGCACTTGCAGTAGTTTCCCCCTTAAATGCATCAAGCATATTTTCAACATTGAGGGCTGAAGCATCTTTGGTATTCAGTTTTGAAGCATCAACCTGGCCTGATTCCTCATTTTCAAGGGCAATTTCCTGGTTTTCTGCTGCTGGTTGTTGCATATTGCTACTGGCAGTTGAGTTGCTGTTGCATGAAGTAAAAACACCTGACGATGCCATTGCAGCCATTAGAATTAAAGTTATTCTTTTCATTTTTTATCTGTTTTTAGGGTTTCATTTTTTATTGACGAGACAAAGGTATAACGGGTCACCTTCAGGCATCCTTAGGTAATTCTTAAGATTTGCTTAATAAATCAGACTGGAAACTGAAGAAAGAAAATACTACCTGTTCGCGGATTGCTTTCGGCACGAAGGGAGATCCCCTGGATATCAGCCAGTTTCTTTACAATGGAAAGCCCCAACCCATTGCCGCCAATTTGTGAATTTCTGGATTCATCGGCACGGAAAAAGCGGTTAAAGACAAAAGGAAGACTTTCAGAAGAAATGCCAATACCATCATCTTCAATTGATAAAATTCGTGTATCGTCATTCCACAACACCACAACACTTCCGCCGGGCTTACTGTATTTTAAGGCATTGCCAACGATATTATCAACCATAATTTCAATAAAAACGCGATCTCCTGTCACAAAAGCAGGTTGACTAACTTGAAAAAAAAGATTGATTTGAAGATTCGCAGCGATCAACTGCCACTTATTCTCCAGCGCAGCCACCATCTCAGCCAGGTTTACTCGTTCATTTTTTGCCACGGCCACGCCTGAGTCAATTCTGGCAAGTTGCAATAGCTGTTCGAGCAGGGCATCCAGCCTGTCGACCTGAGCAATAATTTCAGTGGCTTTAGCCTCATACACTTTGGGCTCGCGGGGCTTGCGCAGCATCACTTCAAGCGTTCCGCGAATAGCGGCAAGCGGTGTTCTGATTTCATGTGAAGCATCACCGGTAAACTGCCTTTGCTGAAGTATACTGGATTCGATGCGCGACAGTAATTCATTAATAGTGATCGTTAAATCATACAGCTCATCACGATGTTCAGGCAACACCAATCGGGTGGCAATATTTGAATACCCTATTCCTGAAGCTATTTTGATAAGCTGATGTACCGGTCGGATAGATTTGGAAGCAGCCAGAGATGAAGCCACAAACTGCACCATCAGCAAAAATGGAAATGAAATCAGCAAAACCAGCAAAAGGTGATTAAGAATAACATAAGACTCCTGCTGTGAAACGGCAATGGTTAGTTGCGCAATAACTATGCCCGACTCATTTGTAACCGGAAACTGCCCCAACCGTATTCGCTGCCCATTGATTTCGCCATTATAAAAAACAGCATCCTTAACACCAGGATTATATGCAAACCTGTCTTTAAGCAAATTTGCTGAATGAAAAATTACCTTGCCCTTTGCATCAATAATCTGGAGGAATGTAGGGCTCACTTCAACCTGATTATGCTCTGCCTCGTCCCATTCCGGCATTCGGTTGATCACTACTGAGTCCTGCTGGAAATAAAGATTACTGAACACCTCCTCCTTTTCTGTAAGAATATCATTGTCGAGATGATCGTAAGAAGTTTTATAAACCACAAAGTATACAACAATAAATACCATCGCTGTGGTAATGGCCATAGCCAGGGTATTGTATAGTGCTATCCGGTTTTTAAATCTGAGAGTCATTGGCTGTCATCTATTTTATAGCCTACACCTCTAACGGTAGTTATCAGGGATGGTTTCCCAGCAGAATCAAGCTTTTTGCGAAGTGCATTGATATAAACATCAATCACAGAATTGTCATAATCAAAGTGCAAATCCCACACTTTTTCAATAATACGGGTACGACGACAAACCTTCCCTTTATTTCTTAGCAATAATTCAAGTAAAGCAAATTCCTTTTGTGTAAGGTCAATCATTCTCCCATTCTGAACAACGCTATGCTTTTCCACATTCATCTCAATGCCTGCGGCTTTAAAAACCACCGTTTCCGTTTCATTCACCCTCATCAAAACCCGGATACGTGCCAGAAGTTCTTCAAACGAAAAAGGCTTTCTGATATAATCATTTGCACCTGATTCGAGGCCAAAAACAGCATCGTCAACCGTATCCTTAGCCGTTAAAAAGACAACAGGAACTTTTTTATTTTCCTTCCGGATATTCCGGCAAACCTCAATACCACTTATTCCCGGCAACATCCAGTCGAGAAGTATGACATCATATTCATCAATATTATCAAGGGCAAGCTGAAGGCCAGCTTTTCCATTATCAGCAAGATCAACAGCAAAACCTTCTTCTGTTAACCCATCGCGTAAAAAGCCTGAAATGGAGGGTTCATCTTCAACAATGAGTATCCGCATAATTAGTAAAGAGCTTATTATATTCAAAGATACAAATTGCAGTTATTCTTCGCCTGATGTTTCACCAAAATCGGGCAGGGCCAATTGCACACCTGCTCCATGGCTGTAAACCAGTTGCCCCCCAAGGTATCCGGTACGAGCAACTGCTCCTGATAATGCAAGAAACAGAACCAATCCGGTAATCCTGGCCCATTTCCGGCTTTCTTTAAAATATAGCATCCCTGCTCTGAAAAAAGCAGTAATTATAGCAAGCCATAAGGTTATGGTAGCCGCTTGTTCATGTAGTTCAAGCGGGTTTTTAAGCGGCCCTTCTTCAATACCCGAGCCGGCGGCATTTCCGCTTATATAGGCCACCACCGCGCCCAGCGCCCCTAATATCAATAAATAAAATGCAGCCTTGCTGAAAAATTCCTTTTTACTGAAAAATGAAATCAATTCCGAAAGAAAGCCTGCAAGAATAAGGGCCACCGGAAAATGAATAACCATCGCATGAATATGAGTTGCTGAAATCATAACTTTTCTTTTTTTATGCAAAGATGATATGATTCGCATTAAAATAGGGTAAGAGTTTTCTTAAGATTATCTTAAGATTCACCTCTTACCCCAATTTCAATAATTTATCTGAATAAAACTAAAAGCAGTCTGCAGGACATAGTTCCTGATGACAACTTCCTCCCTATTCAAAATAGGTGTATTCATATCTTAGCTGATAGTGTTGCCCTGGGCGGCGTAAAGTATTTTCCATCCAGACTTCAGAGCCTGTAAGACGGCCATCGGCATTAAACTGCCTTTCAATACGGGTCAGGCGGGTGCCGTCTTCGGCTGTTTCTTCGTGTACGGTATTGTTTCCGGCATCGTCGTATTCGAGCGTGGTTATGGTCTTGCCGGCCACGGTTTCTTCTTCAATGCGGGCTGTGTGACCGTTTTCACCCTGTGTAATGATTTGCCTGGAAACCAAACGGCCGCGGGCATCATAGCGTTTTTCGGTACTAATCACCCCTTCATCATCGTATAAAGTAACCAGCCTGGTTTCTTCACCTCCCAAAAAGCTTAGCTCAACCGTTTCTTCAGGAGTGCCATCCTCGCTATAGGTAAATGTTTTGGAAATTTCCAAATCGCCATACTCATTCCACGACTCCTCGCGCACCAGTTTATCCTGCTCATAAACCCATAGCTGCTTTTCGCCTTCTTCACCATCGCTGTCGGTTAGTTGCCTTAAAACCAGCTTTCCCTCATCATTGTATGTGTAGCGTATTTCATCGGGTTCACCGTCAAGGTAATGCCTGTATTCAACAGACATCCGCCCTTGTTCATCGAAGCTGCGCGTGGTACGTTCAGCAATTTCGCCAGCCATTTCCAGTATTTCTTCAACCGGCTTTCCATCCTTATATACAATCAGTACCCGCTCTTCGGCTTCCCCCTCAATATCGTAGGTAATTCGTTCAATCTCCTGTCCGTCTTCATTCATAATAACCCGGCTCACCTGTACATCTCCCAGCATTTCCGGATCATCAGGATCAGTAATAATTAAATTGTTGCGATAAAGATCAATCTGTTTTAACTTCTTTTCCATGGCACTGATTCAGTTTTTATAATGCGTTTGCAAAGGAAATAAAAACATTGCAAACCCTTACCGCTCTGTAATACTAATTTTCATCAGAAGCGGAATTGCCAACCGGTATAACACAATATCAGCGTAAAGCAGTCCGGTCATCTCACTTTTTAAGATATTTATAAAACCCAAATGATTAAATTTGTAACCTCCAACAGGCGCAATCGCAAACCAACATTCACACAATGAAAAAGATAACACTATTCCTGATGATGACCATACTATTTACCAATGGATACAGCCAACAGAAAAAAATCACCTATCCGAAAGCCAAAAAAACAGATGTAACTGACCTCTATTTTGGCACAGCGGTAGCCGATCCATACCGATGGCTTGAGGACGACAACTCGAAAGAGACTGCCCAATGGGTAAAAGCAGAAAACAAGGTTACGGAAACTTATCTGCAGCAAATTCCTTTTCGCGAAGAGATAAAAAACCGCCTCACCACACTGTGGAATTATCCGAAATACGGTGTGCCATTTCGCAAGGGCAATTATTATTTCTTTTCCAAAAACAATGGCATTCAAAATCAGAGTGTGCTTTACATACAGCAAGGGCTGAACGGTGAACCCCGCGTTTTTCTCGATCCAAATGCCCTTTCGGCTGATGGCACCACCGCCCTGGCCACCTACAAAGCCTCGGCAGACGGCAGCTATTTTGCCTATGCCATTGCCAAAGCCGGCTCCGACTGGAATGAAATTTACGTAATGGAAACTTCTACCGGTCAGCTACTGAGCGACAAGTTGGAGTGGGTTAAGTTCTCAGATATCGCCTGGAAGGATAAAGGATTTTATTACAGCCGTTACGACAAACCGGGCGAAGGCGGTGAATTATCATCGAAAAATGAGTTTAAAAAGGTTTATTACCACAAAGTGGGTGATGACCAAAGTAAGGATCAGCTGATTTATGAGAATAAACTTGAACCGCTGAGAAGTTATGGTGCACAAACCACCTCCGACGAAGATTTTCTGGCCATATTTGAAACAGAAAGCACCAGTGGCAACGCGCTTTATATCAAAGACCTGCGTAAAAAAGAGAGCAGTTTTATCAAAATAGCCGACGGATTTCGCTATGATTATGAAATTGTGACCAATTATGGTGAGAGGTTTATCATCAGAACCAATGACGGGGCTCCCCGGTACAGGCTTATAGCAGTTGAGTTGAGCAATCCGGGAAGAGAAGCCTGGGAAACGGTGGTACCTGAACAGGCCGAAGTGCTACAATCAGCCTATCCGGGTGGAGGCATGCTTATTTGCCAGTATATGAAAGATGCCACTTCCAAAGCCAGTGTTTATCATGCTGACGGAAGTCTGATGCACGAAATTGCGCTTCCCGAACCAGGCACCATCAACGATTTTGAAAGCGCCCGTGAAGATGGGCAGGCATTCTTTTCATTCACCTCATTCACTTCGCCTTCAACCATTTACAAGTATGACATAGCCTCCAACCGCTCTGAAGTTTTTCATCAGTCAGCACTTGGGTTCAACACCGAGGGGATAGTTTCGGAACAGGTATTCTACACCAGTAAAGACGGTACCCGTATTCCCATGTTTTTGGTTCATCGTGCCGACATACAGATGGATGGCAACAATCCGGTTTACCTTTACGGATATGGCGGCTTTAATGTAAGCCTTACTCCCGGTTTCAGCGTGAGCCGGATGTTGTTTATTGAAAATGGCGGAATATTTGCCATGCCTAATCTGAGAGGTGGCGGCGAATATGGCGAAGAGTGGCACCGCGCTGGCACCAAACTGCAAAAACAAAATGTATTTGACGATTTTATTGCCGCAGCAGAATATCTGATTGAGCAAAAATATACCAACCCCCAAAAGCTGGCCATTGCCGGAGGTTCTAACGGAGGTCTGCTGGTAGGAGCCTGCATGACACAGCGCCCTGAACTTTTTGCCGTGGCTCTGCCTGCCGTTGGCGTAATGGATATGCTGCGCTTTCACAAATTCACTATTGGCTGGGCATGGACCGAAGATTACGGCTCGAGCGAAAATGAGGAACAATTCCGCTATCTGCTGGGCTATTCGCCACTGCACAACCTCAGGCCCAACACCTGCTACCCTGCTACAATGGTCACCACTGGCGACCATGACGACCGCGTTGTACCGGCTCATTCCTTCAAATTTGCCGCTACATTGCAGGAAAGCCAGGCCTGCAACAAGCCTGTTCTTATCCGCATTGAAACCAAAGCCGGACATGGCGCCGGCAAGCCCGTTTCGAAAATGATTGAAGAAGCTACCGACATGTGGGCCTTTACCATGTACAATTTAGGCATGAAACCTACGTTTAAGTAAACGGCAAAAACTCCGGAATTAAAACAAAGCCCCGGACTGCGTGCGGGGCTTTTTACTTAAAAACAAACGCTTACCAATGAGACTCAACAACCTACTCACCTCCACTACCTTACTTATTTTCTTATTCGCATTTGCTACCCCCCTCACTTCTCCGGTATGTGCACAGGAAGCACTGGTACAATCACAGCCGGAGCAATCAGGCATGCGGGCCAGCGACAGTGTGGCTATTCTGCAATACATGTTAAACGACTTGCAGCACACCAAATCAGCGCTTGAATCAGAAAAAGCAGAATTGCATGATCGCAATTTGCAGCTCGAAGCAATGATTGAACAACTCAAAAAGCAGCAGTTGACCCTCCATACATACAACGACTCACTTAATCAGCAGATTTCCGGACTGGGTCATCAGTTGCATCAGAAAAGCGAAATGCTCGAGAGTCAATTGAAGCTGCAAAAAGAAAAAGAACAATTGTTTGCCGAAAAAGAACTGCTGTATAAAGAAGCCATCAACAGTTCAATGATTGACAAAGTTAAACTTGAAGGCCAGATTTCAACCAAAGACTCGCGTCTTGAAGGAAAAGAGCGCGAAATATCGCTGCTGCAGCTGAACATTGATGAGAAGAACCGCGACATCGAGAACCGCAATTCAGAAATCAACAAAATAGTATCGGAAAAAGCCCACACCGAGCGTAAAGCCGATTCGTTGCGCAACAGCTTATCATCGGCCGAAAAAAACCTGATGCTTACCACCGAACAGCTGAAATATGCCGAAATAAAACTTAAAGACTGCGAAAACCGTTACTCAACAGTAACCAATAAGAAGAAAAAAACCAAGGTTGTACAAGGTTTTGCCATCAAAAACTACCGTACCCCCGACTTTGCACTGGCGCCTAAAGATGCCAACAATCCATCGGTTTATGTCATCAGCAACAAAAACACCAGCAACATTGAGTTTGACTATGTAACCGGCGCCAGTATTATGCTGAAAGATCTGTCGAAGCCCAACGGCAGCCTCACCTATGATGTAGGGTTTTTCCTGGGCTTCGGCGGCAATAATCTGTTTAAAAACTTTTACCTGGGGCCAAACTTCAAACTTTTTGACTTACTGCACATTAACATTGGCGCCAATGTGGCCGAGTATGAAGCATTGAAAGAAGGGTTTAATGTAGGCGATGTGCTGCAGCCTGGCATTTCAATACCCACCACCAAAGAATGGAAAATCAATGGTTATATAGGCTTTACGTTCGACCTGGAGCTGATTACCATGATTGGGAAAAGGTAATTTAAGGCTGGGAATAAAAGCGGCCTGCCACCTGCTGATATGTAGACCCATCGGGAAAAACAGCCGGCGGACTATACTCAGGATTGGTCAGAAATGTATCATCCTGCAAACTCAGGATAAATGCTTTAAGTTCGGCCTTTTCGGTGGCAGTGAGTTGAATACCGCCTTCAGCCACATGATGCATCAACGGATTTACATAAGGCGACATTTTTACCTGATGTGAATAAAAATTAATCACATCGTCAAGGGTCTGAAAACGCCCGTCGTGCATATAAGGGCCCATCAGTGCAATATTGCGCAGGGTGGTTGCCTTATATGCTCCTTTGTCAGTAGCTATGCCGGTGACTGCATATCTGTCGCGCGCATCGTCAAACTCCGTATCCTTGCCATTGTTGTAAAATAAATTGGTAGTAAACAGCGGATTGCCACTGCTGCCATGACAGTGAAAGCAATCGGCCCCCTCTTCGGTGTTGAACAGAATAAAACCATTCAGCTCCTGCTGCGTAAGCTGCTCTTCGCCCCTCATATAACGATCAAACTTCGAATTGGCCGAAATCAGGGTTCTCACAAACTGGGCAATTGCCCGGTTGATGTTTTCCATGGTTACCTGTTTTGAACCAAATGCTTTTTCAAACAGCCCGGGATAACCACTTATTTGCTGTATCAAGGCTTTGGTGCGATTGGTATCGCCACACATTTCATGCGGGGCCACAACGCCCATCCACACCAAATCTTCGAGGCGGCGTTTCGATACATCAGGATTATCGCGCCTGACAAAACCATTCCACAAATAACCATTGGGATTCCACACCAGATTGATAAGTGGCAAAGCAACATGAGGGGTAGAAATTCCGGTGAGCCCGAAAGTACGGCCTCCGGCAAACACCGGATGCTGAATACCCGGCTCAAAACTGTTGGCCTGCACATGGCAACTGCCGCAACTCATCAGCGAATCGGCCTGCGTGCGCCCCGACAAACGGCCATCGTAAAACAGAAAACGGCCCAGCCTGACACCTTCTTCTGTCAAAGGATTTTCGGCAGGAATATGAAGTTGCGTAGGAAAAAATTCAGGCACTACCAGCTTATAAGGCGTTGGCTTTGATGGCTCAGAATCCTTTTCACCACACGACACCACCATCAGCAACAGCAAAACCGAAACAGCAAGCTTAAGAAAATGACAACAAAATAGCTTCATTATGACGAATTTAACCGACTCTAAAATTACACAATTCTGCGGTTTAACATTCAAAAAACCGGCCTGAAAGTGCAGTCACAACCATTAAAAACAATGGCCTTCATTGATGGGAGGACATTTTTTAATAAACCACCGCCACAAAGCAAACGTTTAAATTCATACAATCGTATGGCACCAGGTAGCTTCCCCCCTTTAAAATGCTTAACTTTGCATCGTAAAGAAAACTACCGGGAACCCGTTCTGCCAGTCAGGACCCAATAACAAATAACACTATAAGATGGATTTTAAACCAGGAGATAAAGTACGATTTTTGAATGAACAGGGCGGTGGCATTGTCACCCGCATCCTCAGCAACACAATGGTAAATGTTGCCATTGAAGAAGGATTTGAAGTGCCGGTAATGGCCCACGAACTGATTAAAATTGAGCCCCAGGGTGCAGCCGACCGGTTTTTCGACCGCCAGATAAAGGTGGATTATCCGGCACACCTGCAAACCCCTGTTGCGCAACCTGCACAAGCCCAACCAGCCGAATCGGCTGATGAAACTGACGACCGCATCACTTACCTCTATCGCCAGTCAGGCGCCGGAATTATTGAAGGCATCTACCTCGCTTTTGTTCCGAAAGACCAAAAATGGCTAATTTCGGGCAACCTCGAAATTTATATTGTCAATAACACTGGATACGAAGCCCTTTATACTTTTTCGCTTGCCGAAGATGGGAAAGGCTATGCAGGAGTTGATTACGATGTAATTCCGGCTTATTCCAAAATTCATATTGAAACCATCACGCGCGAAGATTTGGAAAGCTGGGCTGACGGTATCGTTCAGGTATTGTTCTATAAAAACGAAATCAGCCCGGTGCTGAGCCCCCTGCATGCTGCTTTTAAAATTAAGCCCGTGCGCTTTTACAAAGAAAACAGTTACCAGGATTTCCGGCTTATCGGACATAAATCGGTGGTGGTCAACCTGGGCGATTTGGCTGGTCAGGTTGTGATTCCAGCCTCAGAAGCAGCCCTAAAATCGGGCATGGACCCGGCTGCACAGCAGAAATTATCAGCCTTAACACCACAGGCCTTGATTGACAAACACCGCATATCAGCTACCGAAGCTGAGGTTGATTTGCACATCTCAGCACTCAAGGATGATTACTCCGACTTATCAAACAACGACATTCTGAACTACCAAATCAGTTATTTCACCAAAATGCTCGAAAGCGCCATTGCTCACAATTATGTAAAAATCACCTTTATACATGGCATTGGCAACGGCACATTGAAGTCGGCCATTATTTCGCACATAGGCGATTACGAAAATCTTGAGCTCCGCAACGCTCCGTTTGCCCAATACGGCAATGGCGCCATTGATATCTACATCAGACAAAACAACTGACAGGAACAAGCCTGATTTTTTGCCGGCACCTAACTTTTATGAGCTTATTGCATTGTCGTTCAATATTTCTATATCTTTGCAGCAACTTAGGTCTCATAACGGAAACTAACAATGTGTTCTGTCGCTTTTGGCCTTAACAACCAAAAGAGGAAAGTCGGGGCAATACAGGGCGCCATACTTCCTAACAGGAAGGTTCCGCTGCCGGCGGAAACAGCAAGTGCCACAGAAAATAACCGTCCCGCTTTTGCGGGATAAGGGTGAAAATGTGGGGTAAGAGCCCACGGTTCGGGTTGGTGACAACCCGAGCGGGTAAACCTTATGGATTGAAAGACCAAATATACCGGATAGTTACACCGCAAGGTTTAACAAAAGGCTGCCCGCCTTTTTCCGGGGGGTAGGTCGTTAAAGCCTTATGGCAACATAAGGACGAGATAAATGACAGAAGGCCGGCGCAGTTTAGGCTGCGTCAGTTACAGAACCCCGCTTACAGCATTGTACGGCATCCGTTTTTTCTGAATAAAATATCCCTGCCAACGCGGGGATATTTTATTTTAACCAGTTTCTCTTCTGCCATCGGAGATTAAAACACCTGCACCGGCATTTAAAATCGCGGACATCTCCCGGCAAATGATGGATACCAATATAACTGCATCCCGCGTAAATGCTCCCACACAATACCCTCAGCTACTTTCAGCGCCACCTGCCCCGGGTTCCCGCAGCTGATTTGTTGATACAATCGACCGGATTACAGGTGCGGTGCACTGGGGTGTAAATGTTGTTACCTGAGAGTGTTTAATGAACAACAAAAAAAATAGAAAATAAATAAAACCCGACAAACAGATTTGATATTTTATAAAATCCTATATTAGCACGGACTTTCAAGACACGTAGATAAACGAATTGAGCTATACAGATATGGTGAAATATGCGCAAGACTGAGGGTATATAATCGTTTCATTCCATTATAAACAATACTACATAGATATGAAAAAACAAATTTTGATTTTTGGATTATTTTTGATTCCCACGTTGATTTATTCTCAGATAAACATCGATAGTTTGATTCAGACTGGTATTCAATATCATGAAAATGGGCAATTTGATAAAGCTATTGAAGCTTACAAAACTGCGCTTGAAATCGAGCCTAACTCACCCTTAATTAATTATGAGATTGCAATGACTTACATGTATGCAAAAGATTATAAAAACTCGATAATACATTGTGACAAAGTGATTGAATTGAACGATAAATACCTATTGCAGGCATACATTACAAAAGGGTCATCTCTTGATTATTTAGGAGAAACCAAGAAATCAATAAAGCTTTTTGAAGCCGGAATTAAAAAATTTGGAGCTCATCACTTATTATATTACAACTTAGGATACAACTATTATAACTTGAAAGAATATGATAAAGCAGAGGAAGCTTTAATAAACGCAATAGAAATTAAATCCGACCATGCAAGCAGTCATTTACTCTTAGGATATTTGATGACTGATAAGAATCAGAAGGTTCAAAGTCTGCTTTGTTTGCACTATTTTCTATTCCTGGAGCCAAATTCCGAGAGAGCAAAAACTGCTTACAATTTAATACAAAAACAATTTAGTGGAAATGTCGGGAGAGACGAAGATAATCCGAGCCAGATTAATATTATTCTAGACCCAAATCAATTAGAAACAGAATTCGGCGCAGCAGGCATGATGATTTCTATGCTAGAAGCTTCGAAAAGCCTTGAGGAAAACAAAGGTAAAAGTGGAGATGAATTATTTATTGAGAACACTACTTCTTTTTTCAAAATACTTGGAGAACTTAAAAAGAAAAAGAATACAGGATTGTGGTGGGATTTTTATGTTCCGCTATTCTATGATATTGCTAAATCAGAACATATTGACACATATTGCTACTATATTAGTCAATCATCAAATGATACAGCCTTGGAATGGCTGAGAGAAAATGACAAAAGGATTGATGATTTTAACAGATGGCTGAGTGAACAATAGCCGACATAGTACACGCAAAATAAAACCGAAATGGTCAATGGTTTGCGGGGGCCTGGTTCTCGCTTAAGCTTTTTGCACTTCAGATATGAATTCTGCCTGCAAACCCAGCGATTTTATATTAGCAACCCTTAAACAACATCATAAGAAAACCCGCTAAATATGACAGATCTGATTGGCGACATTCACGGACACGCAGACAAACTCGAAGAATTACTGCTGAAACTGGGTTATGCAAAAAACAACGGAGCTTACGCTCACCCCGACAGAAAAGTTGTTTTTGTTGGCGACTATATTGACCGGGGGCCAAAAATCAGAGAAACACTACAAATAGTGAAAGCCATGGTGGACAATGAGAATGCCATTGCTTTAATGGGAAATCATGAATACAACGCACTGTGTTTCCATTTTCAGAAAACCACCGGCGGACACCTTAGAAAACATCTGATAAAAAATATCATTCAGCATTTTGAAACAATTAAACAGTTTCAAAACCGACAGCAGGAGTACGAAGACTATCTGGAATGGTTTAAAACCCTGCCACTATATTACGAAACTGACAAATTCAAAGCAGTGCACGCTTGTTGGGCCAACAACACCATCAATTATTTAAGAAAAACTTTAGTCAACGACAGATTGACCGACGAACTCATTTATCAATCGGTCAAGAAAGGTACTGAGTTAAACGAAGCCATAGACCAGACTTTAAAAGGCAAAGAAATAAAAATACCGGAAGGAATTTCCTTTATAGACAAAGACGGCACCAAAAGAACAGAAATACGGATAAAATGGTGGGAAGACCCCTCGGCAATGACATACAGATCTATAAGTGTTGTACCCATCGAAAATTTACCTGAACAACCCGTTGCATTATCCGAATTAAAATCATTTGACTTTTACCGTGACCGCGATAAAAATGTATTCTTCGGACATTAT from Lentimicrobiaceae bacterium includes:
- a CDS encoding DUF2027 domain-containing protein codes for the protein MDFKPGDKVRFLNEQGGGIVTRILSNTMVNVAIEEGFEVPVMAHELIKIEPQGAADRFFDRQIKVDYPAHLQTPVAQPAQAQPAESADETDDRITYLYRQSGAGIIEGIYLAFVPKDQKWLISGNLEIYIVNNTGYEALYTFSLAEDGKGYAGVDYDVIPAYSKIHIETITREDLESWADGIVQVLFYKNEISPVLSPLHAAFKIKPVRFYKENSYQDFRLIGHKSVVVNLGDLAGQVVIPASEAALKSGMDPAAQQKLSALTPQALIDKHRISATEAEVDLHISALKDDYSDLSNNDILNYQISYFTKMLESAIAHNYVKITFIHGIGNGTLKSAIISHIGDYENLELRNAPFAQYGNGAIDIYIRQNN
- a CDS encoding tetratricopeptide repeat protein; this encodes MKKQILIFGLFLIPTLIYSQINIDSLIQTGIQYHENGQFDKAIEAYKTALEIEPNSPLINYEIAMTYMYAKDYKNSIIHCDKVIELNDKYLLQAYITKGSSLDYLGETKKSIKLFEAGIKKFGAHHLLYYNLGYNYYNLKEYDKAEEALINAIEIKSDHASSHLLLGYLMTDKNQKVQSLLCLHYFLFLEPNSERAKTAYNLIQKQFSGNVGRDEDNPSQINIILDPNQLETEFGAAGMMISMLEASKSLEENKGKSGDELFIENTTSFFKILGELKKKKNTGLWWDFYVPLFYDIAKSEHIDTYCYYISQSSNDTALEWLRENDKRIDDFNRWLSEQ
- a CDS encoding metallophosphoesterase, coding for MTDLIGDIHGHADKLEELLLKLGYAKNNGAYAHPDRKVVFVGDYIDRGPKIRETLQIVKAMVDNENAIALMGNHEYNALCFHFQKTTGGHLRKHLIKNIIQHFETIKQFQNRQQEYEDYLEWFKTLPLYYETDKFKAVHACWANNTINYLRKTLVNDRLTDELIYQSVKKGTELNEAIDQTLKGKEIKIPEGISFIDKDGTKRTEIRIKWWEDPSAMTYRSISVVPIENLPEQPVALSELKSFDFYRDRDKNVFFGHYWLKGEPSLYKKNICCLDYSIAKGGKLVAYRLNGEENLDSKNLTYV